TGGGGCTTTTACCTTCCAGTGATATGTTTTTGCTGCCCCTCTTAAAAGGATGGTTATCTACTCGGAGTAATGGTTCTTTCAAATTGGTTGCTAATCTACTTGGCTTGATGGATAATAGTCTGAGTTGAAAAGAAGATAAAGGAGGAACCATAAAGGTGTACCCCAAAATAACCATCGTCACTCCTTCTTTGAATCAAGCTCGGTTCATCAGCCGAACCATCGAATCCGTCGTAAATCAGAATTATCCTTCTTTAGAATACATCGTTATGGACGGAGGCTCCACAGACGACACGGTAACGATTCTGCGTAGGTATTCGGGCCAGTTGACCTGGAAATCAGAAAAAGACCTTGGCCAATCTCATGCGGTAAACAAAGGACTACGGTCTGCATGCGGGGATGTTGTCGCTTTCCTTAATTCCGATGATATTTATGACCCCGGTGCATTACTGACGATCGGAAAATATTTTTCTGAACATCCAGAAGCAGCTTGGGTCACCGGGCGCTGCAGAAACATCGACCCGGAAGGTCGGGTAATTCGAAAATGGATCACATGCTATAAGAACTTCTGGTTATGGGTGAATAGCCAGAGGATTCTAAAAATAATTAACTTTATTTCTCAACCGGCCACTTTCTGGCGACGTAGTGTAATGGAAAAGATTGGATACCTGGATGAAAATATCCATTATGCGATGGATTATGACTATTGGCTACGAATTGGCCGCCTGTACCCGCTTCACATCATTTGGAAAAACCTCGCTTGTTTCCGAATCCATCCTAATTCCAAAGCGGGTTCCAGCGCCAACAAACAATTTGACTCGGAGATGGAGATCGCCCGTCGGCATATAAACTCCCATATGATTCTTGGTTTGCACGAAATACACCGGATGCTGACGGTAGGGATTTATACTCGCTTCCATCATCGCCAAGACCGATAATCGGATCAGCGAAGTCTGTAGAAGGAGGTCGACTATGAAACCATCAATTACGGTATTAGGAATTCACGATGGGCATAATGCCGGGGCGGCGCTGGTTCGAGACGGAAGGATCCTAGCCGCTGTATTGGAAGAAAGGCTGACCAATATTAAAAATTTTAGCGGTGTTCCAATCCTCTCCATCCCTGCCGTATTCCAGACGGCGGGAATAGATCCAGCAACGGTGGATCAGGTGGTAATAGGTTGCCTTATCCGGGCGATGGCTCCGGTTAGGGAAGAAGGCAGCAGAATAACCCAGCTATATAAAAAACTAGCACCGCTTTATCAAAGTCATACCATGGCTGATCTGTTCGTTCGCGGATTTCACCGCCTGCGGCGTATGGACGAACTTAACGCCATCCTCCGACAATTAGATTTATCGGAGAAGGAGGTTATTTTCATGGAACATCATTTGTCGCATGCGGCTTGCGCTTTTTATTCCCGTCCGTGGGAAGAGGAGACTCTTGTCTTAACCCTAGATGGTGCCGGAGACAATCTAAGCGCGACAGTGTCCATCGGCAAGGATTACCGGATCGAACGAATTGCTTCAACAACCTTCTACCACAGTCTTGGTAACAATCTATACAGTGAAATAACCGGTTATCTCGGTTTTAAACGCTGGGAGCATGAATACAAGATCATGGGATTGGCGCCATATGGGCAAGCGGAGTTATGCCTGGATCAGATGAGAAGAATCGTCCGAATTCATCCACGGCGACCGTTAGAATTTCAGAATACCCTGGGGGTTTATTCAACGGAAGTACAAAAAAAACTCCAGAAAATCCTGGCGGGCCACCGTTTCGACAATATCGCGGCTGGATGCCAGAGGTATTTTGAAGAACTGGTTACGCAATGGATCAGGAATGCTATCCGGGAAACGGGTTTGCATAAGGTCGCCTGCGCGGGTGGGATGTTCCTGAATGTTAAAGCCAATAAGGTCATCCGGGAATTACCCGAGGTGGAGGATGCGTTTTTCTATCCGGCGGCCGATGACGGGGGAACACCGGTCGGCGCTGCCTTGGAAGGGTATTTTCGATTATGCGAACGCAACGGAATAACTCCATGCCGGATTCCACTTCAAGATCTGTATTATGGAAGAGAGTTTTCAGACGAAGATATTGAACGAGAAATTGATGAGGGCGGGTGGCGGGCGAAAGCGGAACGGATTATGGACATTGAAAAAGCGGTCGCCCATCAGATTGCGAAAGGGAAAATAATCGGTCGGTTCTTTGGAAGGGAGGAGTGGGGTCCTCGGGCTTTGGGAAACCGAAGCATTCTGGCCGATCCGCGGGATATTCGAATAATCCGGAGAATCAATCACGCAATAAAATTCCGTGATTTCTGGATG
This genomic interval from Anaerolineales bacterium contains the following:
- a CDS encoding glycosyltransferase, whose amino-acid sequence is MYPKITIVTPSLNQARFISRTIESVVNQNYPSLEYIVMDGGSTDDTVTILRRYSGQLTWKSEKDLGQSHAVNKGLRSACGDVVAFLNSDDIYDPGALLTIGKYFSEHPEAAWVTGRCRNIDPEGRVIRKWITCYKNFWLWVNSQRILKIINFISQPATFWRRSVMEKIGYLDENIHYAMDYDYWLRIGRLYPLHIIWKNLACFRIHPNSKAGSSANKQFDSEMEIARRHINSHMILGLHEIHRMLTVGIYTRFHHRQDR